One genomic segment of Helianthus annuus cultivar XRQ/B chromosome 14, HanXRQr2.0-SUNRISE, whole genome shotgun sequence includes these proteins:
- the LOC110904870 gene encoding ferritin-2, chloroplastic, whose product MLLRAPPTIFLRTGSGENFSGTLISSAPSTIVCAAAKGGSSNSKPITGVVFEPFEEVKKELNLVPTVPQQSLARQKYADESEAAINEQINVEYNVSYVYHAMYAYFDRDNVALKGLAKFFKESSEEEREHAEKLMEYQNKRGGKVKLQSILMPLSEFDHAEKGDALYAMELALSLEKLTNEKLLHLHAVANKKNDVQLADFVESEFLGEQVEAIKKISEYVAQLRRVGKGHGVWHFDQALLNDGAAV is encoded by the exons atGCTTCTCAGAGCTCCACCGACTATCTTCTTGCGGACCGGCTCCGGCGAGAACTTCAGTGGAACTCTGATCTCATCGGCTCCCTCGACCATCGTTTGCGCAGCGGCCAAAGGCGGTTCTTCCAACAGTAAGCCGATCACAGGCGTTGTGTTTGAACCGTTTGAAGAAGTCAAAAAGGAGCTCAATCTTGTCCCTACGGTTCCTCAACAGTCTCTTGCTCGTCAAAAGTACGCTGATGAATCCGAAGCCGCCATCAATGAACAGATCAA TGTTGAGTACAATGTTTCATACGTGTACCATGCTATGTATGCCTACTTTGATAGGGACAATGTTGCTCTCAAGGGGTTAGCCAA ATTCTTTAAGGAGTCCAGTGAAGAAGAAAGGGAACATGCGGAGAAGCTTATGGAATACCAG AACAAACGTGGTGGGAAGGTGAAGCTGCAATCTATTTTAATGCCCTTGTCAGAGTTTGATCATGCTGAGAAAGGAGACGCACTATATG CAATGGAGCTTGCATTGTCATTGGAGAAACTAACAAATGAGAAACTTCTACACTTGCACGCG GTGGCCAACAAGAAGAATGATGTGCAATTAGCTGATTTTGTTGAAAGCGAATTCTTGGGTGAACAG GTTGAGGCGATTAAAAAGATATCTGAATATGTTGCTCAACTGAGAAGAGTCGGCAAAGGACATG GAGTTTGGCATTTTGATCAAGCGCTTCTTAACGATGGTGCTGCTGTTTGA